Proteins found in one Magnolia sinica isolate HGM2019 chromosome 5, MsV1, whole genome shotgun sequence genomic segment:
- the LOC131247047 gene encoding uncharacterized protein LOC131247047, protein MVTENKHDWDERLQEALWVYKTTHQTTTNTTPYSLVYGVQTVVPIETQVVSLRVAVHQSIIDDELKELDLLDEKRLTAQQRLQSYQNNVSNGEIPITDSPILAVERTI, encoded by the exons aTGGTGACTGAAAATAAGCACGACTGGGACGAAAGGTTACAAGAGGCATTATGGGTGTATAAGACTACTCACCAAACGACAACAAATACAACACCGTATTCGCTAGTTTATGGTGTACAGACGGTTGTTCCAATTGAAACACAAGTCGTGTCACTCAGAGTAGCTGTGCATCAGTCAATTATAGATGATGAATTGAAAGAATTAGACTTACTCGACGAGAAGCGTTTGACAGCCCAGCAGCGGTTACAGTCATATCAA AACAATGTCAGCAACGGCGAAATACCAATTACTGATTCACCAATTTTGGCAGTGGAACGAACTATATAG